The following DNA comes from Methanofastidiosum sp..
TTGTAATTGAAGATAATCCTTATGGGGAACTTAGATATGAAGGAGAGCATCTTAAAGCAATTAAGTCTTATGACACTGATGGGAGAGTTATATACTTAGGTACATTCTCTAAGATACTAGCACCAGGATTCAGAATTGCATGGGCAGTCGGTCATGGAGAATTAATGAAAAAAATGGTAATTGCAAAACAGGCTGTCGACTTACATACAAATGCTTTTGGTCAGCGAATAGCTGCTATTTATTGCCATAATTACTTAGATAAACATCTAGTCAAAATACTAGATTTCTACAAGATAAAAAGAGATGTAATGCTATCTTCTTTGGATGAATATATGCCAAAAGAATGCAAATGGACAAAACCTGAAGGTGGAATGTTTAATTGGGTGGAATTGCCAGAATACGTAGATACAAAAGAAATGTTCACAGATGCAATTAATTCAAATGTTGCTTATGTCATCGGCAGTGCCTTTTACATAGAAGAAAATCTAGGAAGACATACAATGAGATTGAATTTTTCATTCCCAAAAGACGAAGAAATTAATCTTGGGATAAAGAGGCTTTCCGAAGTAATAAGGAGATGGCTGTAGATGAAAACTCTCGTCGCTTTAATATCGACAGGAAAAGGAACTTGGGGCCATGTAGGCAGGCTAATTAATGAAGAATGGGACAAGATAATCATTGTAACAAACGATTTTGGCCGAGAAAAGTTCAATCCAAGTAAAGATGTAGATTGGATAGTGGTAAATCCCTCCATGCCAATAGAAAATATAAAAAATGCAATAAGGGATAGACTCCCTCAAGAAATTGGCGACGAAATTTATGTTAGTTTAGTTTCAGGTTCAGGAAAAGAGCATATGGCCTTGCTTTCTCTTTTAAACGAGACTGGCAAAGACTATAAATTCATCTCACTTACTATGGACGGAATAGGATATTTCTAGGGATTTTATGAAATTGAATATACCATATAAGAAAGAATCTGTTTTGATAGAGATACCAGATAAGAATCTTCTTGCAATTGTTGAGCCAAAGGAAGTTAAAGGTTCAGCAAAAGAAAATGTATTAAAAAAGACAATCGAAAATCCAACAAATCATATACCTTTAAAAGATTTTTTAGATAAATACAAAAGTATTCTTTTCCTGATAAACGATGGCCAAAGACCCACACCAACTAAGAAGGTTTTAGATACAATATACCCCACAATGAAGCCCTATATGGGTAAAATTGAATTTATGATAGCCACAGGATCCCATAGAGTTCCAACAGAAGAAGAGTTCAATAATATTTTTGGCACTTATTACTCTGAGTTTAAGAATAAAATTACCGTTCATGATTCTATAAAAGAGGAGCTTCTTGAATACTTGGGAAAAACAGAGAGAGGCACAGAACTCTACATTAACAAGAAAGTACTTGAAAATGATGCGATAGTAACAATAGGGTCTTCTGAGCCCCACTATTTTGCAGGTTACACAGGTACTAGAAAATCTTTCTTGCCCGGAGTATCGTCTATTAAAACAATAACTGCAAACCACAAGCATGCATTATCCCCAAACTCTAAGACATTATCGCTCAAGGGAAATCCAGTCCACGATGACATGGAAGACGCAGTAAGACAGATAATGAAGATAAAACCCAACGTTTTTGCAATAAACGTCGTGGCCGATGGGGAAGGCAATATATTTGATGCACAGGCAGGAGATATAGTAGAGATATTATATGAATCAGCTAAAGCAGTTGACAAATTATTTTGTGTGCCTGTTCCTGGAAAAGCAGATATAATAGTATCAGTAGCACCATACCCAATGGATGTTAGCTTATATCAATCTCAAAAAGCACTTGAAAACACTAAACTTGCTTTGAAAGATGGGGGCATTATAATTCTTGTTTCAAGTTGCAGAGATGGAATTGGGGACAAAACTTTCTATGATCTATTGAAAGATAACGATACTCCTGATGAAGTGATAAAGGCAACAGAAAAAAATTATGTTCTTGGATATCACAAAGCAGCAAAGATAGCTGAACTTGTAACATGTGGAGAGATATGGGCGATAACAGATCTCGAAGATAAAGTACTGGAAGAGATATTCATTGTCCCTTACAATTCACTTCAAGAATCTATAGACAAAGCATTATCTGCAAAAGGAAAAGACGCTAAAGTTTTAGTATTCCTAGATGGAAGTTCCACAGTTCCATTGGTATAATTTTTATATTTTTATTTTAATCAATAGATTTGGGGATAAATAGGTATAAATTTTGGAATATTCTTTTATAAACATGCATAAAAATAATTTTAGAGATATGCAAATTGAAAGCTTACGTAATGCACGATGAAGCATCCCTAAAGAAAAGCATATAAAACAAAGAAAATGAACTCACATGAATTCAAATGGACAAAGACAAAAAAATACTCTTGTGGCTCATCGCAGGTTCAAGAGGAGGTATAAATAGGGCTTTAATACTGAAATATATTATCTCTAGCCCGTCAAATGCCAACAGAATATCTATAGCCACAGGTATAGAATACAAAACTGTCCAGCATCATTTAAGTATATTAGAGAAAAATGGTCTTTTATCCACTGTCGGGGATAAATATGGAAAGACCTATTTCCCTTCAGAATTACTTGACAAAAATATTGATAGCTTTAATGAAATTTGTAAGGATATGGGGTTAGATGGTAATGAGTTTAAAGATTAATAAATTCTTAGGTTTATCAGGAATAGGACTTATTCCAAAAAAACTAGTTCAAAGTGGGGTCTGTGAATATCCCATGCACAGTATATGGGAAAGAGGATACATGTTCCAACTAAAATATGCCGTTTCTTTAATTAACATAGGATTAATTTTAGCAGTTTTTGTTCTTTATGCAAATATATATAGAAAAACTAAATCTCCCTTTTCCTTAGGCTTGACTATATTCTCATTTGCATTTCTAATTAATATTTTAACTTCAAGCCCTATATTACAAGTTGCATGCGGATTCAGATCAAGCGGTCTTGGACCATTTTTAATACTCCCAGATCTATTTATAACTATAGCATTGTCAATACTTGTTTACCTTACAACAAAGTAAATGTCTCGACCCAAAACCTTTAAATGCTAGTTAGAGAGTCTTATAAAAACTGTATTAAAATATTATTAAAATTATGGTGATTTTCAATGGAGGCGCCAAAACCTTTAATTGTACAAGGGGACCGTTCAATGTTTCTTGAGGTGGCCAATCCCTTGTACGAAGATGCAAGAGATGATATTTCAAGATTTTCAGAACTTGAGAAAAGCCCAGAACATATTCACACGTATAGACTTTCTGACCTTTCACTTTGGAATGCTGCAGCAGCTGGCTTAACGAGTGAGGAAGTTATCAATATTCTTTTGAAATACTCAAGATACGATATACCTTCTAACGTTATAACTGATATTAAAGATATAATGTCTCGGTTTGGAAGACTGTCATTAAAGAAGATTAATGAGGATCTAGTTCTTTTTTCACAAGATGATATTCTAATAAAAGAAATCCAAAACAATGAACGTATTAAAAAATATGTTTTAGCAGCTATAGACAACAACAACCTTAGAGTAGACTTCAATAGTAGAGGTTTTTTGAAACAGGATCTAATAAAAATCGGGTGGCCTGCACTTGATTTAGCAGGATATGAAGATGGAGATTATTTAGATATCAATCTTTTAAGCACTACAAAAAGTGGCTCTTCATTTAAACTAAGAAAATATCAGGAAGACGCAGTAAATGTCTTCTATAGGGGTGGAGGAGTAGAAGGAGGGAGTGGAACTATAGTTCTTCCTTGTGGCGCAGGTAAAACAGTAATAGGTATGGGAGTAATGTCTAAAGTTAAGACCAATACCCTAATTACTTGCCCAAATGTTATCGCCGTTAGGCAATGGATTGATGAGATTCTAGATAAAACAGATATAACTCCGGATAAAATAGGAGAATATTCTGGAGAAGTAAAGGAAATTAAAGAAATCACAGTAACAACTTATCAAATCTTGACATATAGGAATAAAAAGGATGAAGAATTTACTCACTTCAATATTTTTGATAAAAAAAATTGGGGGCTTATAATATATGATGAAGTTCATTTACTTCCCGCACCCGTATTTCAAGTAACGGCTCATATACAATCAAAGAGAAGACTTGGTTTAACAGCTACTCTGGTGAGGGAAGATGGGAGAGAAAAGGATGTTTTCAGTCTAATTGGTCCGAAAAAATTTGATATGCCTTGGAAAAATCTTGAACAACAGGGCTGGATAGCCGAAGCAATATGCTACGAAATTAGAGTGCATATGCCTGAGAAATCTAGAATAGTATATGCAACGTCTGATGATAGAAACAAGTACAGGATAGCTGCAGAAAATCCTTTCAAGTATGAAATGGTAAAGAGAATAATTGAACATCATAAAAATGATAGAATCCTGATTATTGGCATGTATATAGAGCAACTTGAGAAAATTGCTGAATTCCTTAAAGCCCCACTAATAACTGGTAAAATTCCAAATAAAGAGAGGGAAAGGATATATTCAGATTTCAGAAAGGGAAAGATAACTATTCTTGTTGTGTCCAAAGTGGCTAATTTTGCCATAGATTTACCGGATGCAAATGTAGCCATCCAAGTTTCTGGTACCTTTGGATCCAGACAGGAAGAGGCCCAGAGACTTGGTAGAATATTGAGGCCAAAGAAAGATGGATCATCAGCAAAGTTTTATTCAATTGTCACAAAAGATACTAGAGATCAAGAATACTCCGCTAACAGACAAATATTTTTAACAGAACAAGGCTATAAATATGTTATAGTTGATGACCATAATGTAGAATGTATATTAAAGTGATAACATGATTGAAGGAACAATTGATGCTGGAGCATGTGGATTTGTTAATAAAGTTAAAGTAAAAAGAAAAGGACTTGGATTCAAAGTTGAAATAAAAACTGACTGTAAATTAGTTGAAAAATTTTCGGAAGACATAGAAACTTTGGACAAAGATGTAGTGTTCAAAAAGATGCCAATAAATCCAGTTTACCAAAAAGCTGATATCCTGCATGCAGTATGCCCTGTTCCATGTGGGATCTTAAAAGCCTGTGAAGCTGAAGCTGGCTTTGCTATAAAGAAGAGCGTTAAAATTGATTTGGAAGAAAAAGAAGAATAAAAATAAAAATTGTATTTATCCTAAGCCTATCTTAAACGGGCTCCACCTGCGCCACCGCCTCTACCGGAGGGCATAAACGGTGCGAGCCATTGAGCGAGTGATCGTGGTGCTCTTGTCTGCATCAATACTTTTCCATTACCGGATACATTTGCAATAAGACCTTCACCGCTTAGAATTGTAGATTTCCAGCCACCAACTTTTTCAATACTATAAGTAACACCGGCAGAAAAAGCGACAAGATGTCCAGTATCAACTTTGAACGATTCTCCCTTTAGTTCTTTCTCGATTATAGATCCATAATTCGATATAAATAGATCTCCAGCCCCATCAGCCTTTAAGAAG
Coding sequences within:
- the larA gene encoding nickel-dependent lactate racemase, whose translation is MKLNIPYKKESVLIEIPDKNLLAIVEPKEVKGSAKENVLKKTIENPTNHIPLKDFLDKYKSILFLINDGQRPTPTKKVLDTIYPTMKPYMGKIEFMIATGSHRVPTEEEFNNIFGTYYSEFKNKITVHDSIKEELLEYLGKTERGTELYINKKVLENDAIVTIGSSEPHYFAGYTGTRKSFLPGVSSIKTITANHKHALSPNSKTLSLKGNPVHDDMEDAVRQIMKIKPNVFAINVVADGEGNIFDAQAGDIVEILYESAKAVDKLFCVPVPGKADIIVSVAPYPMDVSLYQSQKALENTKLALKDGGIIILVSSCRDGIGDKTFYDLLKDNDTPDEVIKATEKNYVLGYHKAAKIAELVTCGEIWAITDLEDKVLEEIFIVPYNSLQESIDKALSAKGKDAKVLVFLDGSSTVPLV
- a CDS encoding winged helix-turn-helix domain-containing protein is translated as MDKDKKILLWLIAGSRGGINRALILKYIISSPSNANRISIATGIEYKTVQHHLSILEKNGLLSTVGDKYGKTYFPSELLDKNIDSFNEICKDMGLDGNEFKD
- a CDS encoding DEAD/DEAH box helicase, encoding MEAPKPLIVQGDRSMFLEVANPLYEDARDDISRFSELEKSPEHIHTYRLSDLSLWNAAAAGLTSEEVINILLKYSRYDIPSNVITDIKDIMSRFGRLSLKKINEDLVLFSQDDILIKEIQNNERIKKYVLAAIDNNNLRVDFNSRGFLKQDLIKIGWPALDLAGYEDGDYLDINLLSTTKSGSSFKLRKYQEDAVNVFYRGGGVEGGSGTIVLPCGAGKTVIGMGVMSKVKTNTLITCPNVIAVRQWIDEILDKTDITPDKIGEYSGEVKEIKEITVTTYQILTYRNKKDEEFTHFNIFDKKNWGLIIYDEVHLLPAPVFQVTAHIQSKRRLGLTATLVREDGREKDVFSLIGPKKFDMPWKNLEQQGWIAEAICYEIRVHMPEKSRIVYATSDDRNKYRIAAENPFKYEMVKRIIEHHKNDRILIIGMYIEQLEKIAEFLKAPLITGKIPNKERERIYSDFRKGKITILVVSKVANFAIDLPDANVAIQVSGTFGSRQEEAQRLGRILRPKKDGSSAKFYSIVTKDTRDQEYSANRQIFLTEQGYKYVIVDDHNVECILK